One part of the Glycine max cultivar Williams 82 chromosome 14, Glycine_max_v4.0, whole genome shotgun sequence genome encodes these proteins:
- the LOC102664599 gene encoding pentatricopeptide repeat-containing protein At5g44230, whose product MVSRRFTSAKEAIYMYEKMREAKIKITEVAMVGAISACAQLRDIRISNTLTDHLEEGCCDRTQIVSTALIHMHSKCGNIDLALREFSTMRYRDVYTYSAMIAAFAEHGKSQNAIDLFLNMQEEGLKPNQVTFIGVLNACGSSGHIEEGCRLFRIMTGVFGIEPLPDHYICIVDLLGKAGQLERAYDLIKQNATSSIATTWGSLLAACRLYGNVELGEIAAKHLFEIDPEDSGNYVLLANTYASNDKWERAQEVKKVISEKRIKKPSGYSSIQ is encoded by the exons agccgaaggtTCACATCAGCAAAGGAAGCTATTTACATGTATGAGAAAATGAGAGAAGCAAAGATCAAAATCACTGAGGTGGCAATGGTGGGTGCTATTTCAGCTTGTGCACAACTTAGGGACATTAGAATATCAAACACACTAACAGACCATCTTGAGGAGGGTTGCTGTG ATAGGACACAAATTGTTTCAACTGCATTGATCCATATGCACTCAAAATGTGGAAATATAGACTTAGCATTGAGGGAATTCAGTACAATGAGATACAGGGATGTGTATACTTACAGTGCAATGATAGCAGCCTTTGCTGAGCATGGGAAATCACAAAATGCAATAGACCTTTTCTTAAATATGCAAGAGGAAGGATTAAAGCCAAACCAGGTCACATTCATTGGTGTCCTCAATGCATGTGGCTCTTCAGGTCATATCGAAGAAGGTTGTAGGCTTTTTCGGATTATGACTGGAGTATTTGGTATTGAGCCCTTACCTGATCACTATATATGCATAGTTGATCTCCTTGGGAAGGCTGGGCAACTAGAAAGAGCATACGATCTAATAAAGCAGAATGCAACCAGTTCCATTGCAACAACCTGGGGTTCTTTATTGGCAGCTTGCAGGCTTTATGGTAATGTGGAACTCGGTGAGATTGCAGCCAAACATCTCTTTGAGATTGACCCTGAGGATTCTGGAAATTATGTGCTTCTAGCAAACACTTATGCGTCAAATGATAAATGGGAACGTGCACAAGAGGTTAAGAAGGTGATTAgtgaaaagagaataaaaaaacctTCAGGTTATAGTTCAATTCAGTGA